In Bradyrhizobium sp. G127, one genomic interval encodes:
- the pcaG gene encoding protocatechuate 3,4-dioxygenase subunit alpha, with amino-acid sequence MSNITPSQTVGPYFKYGLTPSRDYQWNDAFSNDLVTPDVSGERIRIVGQVFDGAGAVIPDAMLEIWQADAQGRFADPQDTRALPNAAFKGFGRCGADANGGYSFHTIRPGPVPGPSGQPQAAHVLLAIFARGMTQQAITRIYFEDEEAANAADPVLALVPAKRRGTLIARREQGAVVAYRFDVHLQGDKETVFFDL; translated from the coding sequence ATGAGCAACATCACGCCATCTCAGACTGTCGGTCCTTATTTCAAGTACGGTTTGACACCGAGCCGCGACTACCAATGGAACGACGCCTTCAGCAACGATCTGGTCACACCGGATGTTTCCGGTGAGCGTATTCGCATTGTCGGTCAGGTGTTCGATGGTGCCGGTGCGGTTATTCCGGATGCCATGCTCGAAATCTGGCAGGCGGATGCGCAGGGCCGTTTTGCCGATCCGCAGGATACACGCGCGCTTCCTAACGCAGCCTTTAAGGGTTTTGGCCGCTGCGGGGCCGATGCCAATGGCGGGTATTCCTTCCACACCATCAGGCCCGGTCCGGTGCCCGGACCTAGCGGCCAGCCGCAGGCAGCGCATGTTCTTCTCGCCATCTTCGCGCGCGGCATGACGCAGCAGGCGATCACGCGGATTTATTTCGAGGATGAGGAGGCCGCCAACGCTGCCGACCCAGTCCTTGCGCTGGTCCCGGCGAAACGCCGTGGGACACTGATTGCAAGGCGGGAGCAGGGCGCCGTCGTGGCCTATCGGTTCGACGTACATCTGCAGGGCGACAAGGAAACCGTTTTCTTCGATCTGTGA